One part of the Segnochrobactrum spirostomi genome encodes these proteins:
- a CDS encoding DUF2442 domain-containing protein — MSEVSKIVAVDVVRHGVLQIRWDDGYTAPVDLKWIIARGGVYAFLKDPVAFSHVLTSRDGRSVLWSDPDGDIISIGADALRARAAAATAVDIAA; from the coding sequence ATGTCTGAAGTATCCAAGATTGTGGCGGTCGACGTCGTTCGCCACGGCGTACTGCAAATCCGCTGGGACGATGGCTACACCGCGCCCGTCGATCTGAAGTGGATCATCGCCCGCGGCGGTGTCTATGCCTTTCTCAAGGACCCGGTCGCCTTCTCCCACGTGCTGACCTCCCGCGATGGGCGCTCGGTGCTGTGGAGCGATCCGGACGGCGACATCATCTCGATTGGTGCCGACGCGCTGCGCGCCCGCGCCGCGGCCGCCACGGCGGTCGATATCGCGGCCTGA
- a CDS encoding inorganic phosphate transporter, producing MAEAAVAHRSARDKMDAKPAPTAILVFLVVLCGGLIFTAYSIWSDVSATGDPLTFLPFLLLGIALLIALAFEFVNGFHDTANAVATVIYTHSLPPHFAVVWSGMWNFLGVLFSSGAVAFSIVSLLPVELILNVGSGAGMSMVFALLIAAIIWNLGTWFFGLPASSSHTLIGSIIGVGVANQLMNGAGGTSGVDWGQAANIGYSLLLSPIIGFAASALLLLSLKVLIRNPELYREPKGHKPPPSWIRGLLILTCTGVSFAHGSNDGQKGMGLIMLILIGIVPTTYALNRAVDAQDVNQFRAVTTATIDSLQAYTNGVAAPANAHDSLLAYIRDKKLAPDTVPALIVVSDQISKQVASLSSLSQVPAAAVQNVRNDMYLTTETIRLMLKAKNPAFDAATVTNLRAMEKGLDKATKYIPLWVKVSVAIALGLGTMIGWKRIVVTVGEKIGKSHLTYAQGASAEVVAMLTIGAADVFGLPVSTTHVLSSGVAGTMAANKSGLQMSTVRNLILAWVLTLPAAIVLSALLYYFFHSVM from the coding sequence ATGGCTGAAGCGGCGGTCGCTCATCGCAGCGCGCGTGACAAGATGGACGCCAAACCGGCGCCCACCGCGATCCTCGTATTTCTGGTCGTGCTGTGCGGCGGCCTGATTTTCACGGCGTACTCGATCTGGTCCGACGTGTCGGCGACCGGTGACCCGCTCACCTTCCTGCCGTTCCTGCTGCTCGGCATCGCGCTTCTGATCGCGCTCGCCTTCGAGTTCGTGAACGGCTTCCACGACACCGCGAACGCGGTCGCGACCGTCATCTACACCCATTCCCTGCCGCCCCATTTCGCGGTCGTCTGGTCGGGGATGTGGAACTTCCTCGGCGTGCTGTTCTCGAGCGGCGCCGTCGCCTTCTCGATCGTGTCGCTGCTGCCGGTCGAGCTCATCCTCAATGTCGGCTCCGGCGCCGGCATGTCGATGGTGTTCGCGCTCCTCATCGCCGCGATCATCTGGAATCTCGGGACCTGGTTCTTCGGCCTGCCGGCGTCGAGCTCGCACACGCTGATCGGCTCGATCATCGGCGTCGGCGTCGCCAATCAGCTCATGAACGGCGCGGGCGGCACGTCGGGTGTCGATTGGGGCCAGGCCGCGAACATCGGCTATTCGTTGCTGCTGTCGCCGATCATCGGCTTCGCCGCCTCGGCGCTGCTCCTCCTGTCGCTCAAGGTGCTGATCCGCAATCCCGAGCTCTACCGTGAGCCGAAGGGCCACAAGCCGCCGCCGTCTTGGATCCGCGGCCTCTTGATCCTGACCTGCACCGGCGTGTCCTTCGCGCACGGCTCGAACGACGGCCAGAAGGGCATGGGTCTCATCATGCTCATCCTGATCGGCATCGTGCCGACGACCTATGCCCTGAACCGCGCCGTCGATGCCCAGGACGTCAACCAGTTCCGCGCGGTGACGACGGCGACCATCGATTCGCTTCAGGCCTATACCAACGGCGTCGCCGCCCCGGCGAACGCCCACGACAGCCTGCTCGCCTATATCCGCGACAAGAAGCTCGCGCCCGACACGGTGCCGGCCCTGATCGTGGTGTCGGACCAGATCTCCAAGCAGGTCGCGTCCCTGTCGAGCCTGTCCCAGGTGCCCGCCGCCGCGGTCCAGAACGTCCGCAACGACATGTACCTGACGACGGAAACCATCCGCCTGATGCTGAAGGCGAAGAACCCGGCCTTCGACGCCGCGACGGTGACCAACCTGCGCGCCATGGAGAAGGGCCTCGACAAGGCGACCAAGTACATTCCGCTCTGGGTCAAGGTCTCCGTCGCCATCGCCCTCGGCCTCGGCACCATGATCGGCTGGAAGCGCATCGTCGTCACCGTCGGCGAGAAGATCGGCAAGTCGCACCTGACCTACGCCCAGGGCGCCTCGGCCGAGGTCGTCGCGATGCTGACGATCGGCGCCGCCGACGTGTTCGGCCTTCCGGTCTCCACCACCCACGTGCTGTCGTCGGGCGTCGCCGGCACCATGGCGGCCAACAAGTCGGGCCTCCAGATGAGCACGGTGCGCAACCTCATCCTCGCCTGGGTGCTGACGTTGCCGGCTGCGATCGTGCTCTCGGCGCTGCTCTATTATTTCTTCCACAGCGTGATGTGA
- the nudC gene encoding NAD(+) diphosphatase, which yields MPLDFPEIEYSHEVGYSLSRIDRMAAKRPDAAFLEAARAAPGTGFVLFAGDRVVVDDAAGPHPHIVHSRSHALDLGVDLAETVFLGAEGGAVRFAGAIDPDRAAATGTPLGEIRNLAAQAALGAHDLGLLAQARSLVHWHRTHGFCSVCGTKSHLAEGGYRRDCPSCGAAHFPRTDPVAIMLAVRGDFCLMGRQPRFAPGMYSCLAGFIEPGETIEDAVRREIHEEAGIRTGRVRYLASQPWPFPSSLMIGCLVEAASESIVIDEAELEDARWFSRDEVVAMIEGRHEAGLTVPPPFAIAHRLIRFWCDITA from the coding sequence ATGCCCCTCGACTTTCCCGAGATCGAATATTCCCACGAGGTCGGCTATTCGCTGTCGCGGATCGATCGGATGGCGGCGAAGCGTCCCGACGCGGCGTTCCTCGAGGCCGCCCGCGCCGCACCCGGCACCGGCTTCGTGCTGTTCGCCGGCGACCGGGTCGTCGTCGACGATGCCGCCGGGCCCCATCCGCACATCGTCCACAGCCGGTCGCACGCTCTCGACCTCGGGGTCGACCTCGCCGAGACCGTCTTTCTCGGCGCCGAGGGCGGCGCCGTGCGTTTTGCCGGCGCGATCGACCCGGACCGCGCGGCCGCGACCGGCACGCCGCTCGGCGAGATCCGCAACCTCGCGGCCCAGGCCGCACTCGGCGCCCACGATCTCGGCCTGCTCGCCCAGGCCCGCAGCCTCGTCCACTGGCACCGCACCCATGGGTTCTGCTCGGTGTGCGGCACCAAGAGCCACCTGGCCGAAGGCGGCTATCGGCGCGACTGCCCGTCGTGCGGCGCGGCGCATTTTCCCCGCACGGACCCGGTCGCGATCATGCTCGCCGTCCGCGGCGATTTCTGTCTGATGGGCCGCCAGCCGCGCTTCGCGCCCGGCATGTATTCGTGCCTCGCCGGCTTCATCGAACCCGGCGAGACGATCGAGGACGCGGTGCGCCGCGAGATCCACGAGGAAGCCGGTATCCGCACCGGGCGCGTGCGCTATCTCGCCAGCCAGCCCTGGCCGTTCCCCTCTTCGCTGATGATCGGCTGCCTCGTCGAAGCCGCGAGCGAATCGATCGTCATCGACGAAGCCGAACTCGAAGACGCCCGCTGGTTCTCCCGCGACGAGGTCGTGGCGATGATCGAGGGCCGTCACGAAGCCGGGCTGACCGTCCCGCCGCCCTTCGCCATCGCCCACCGTCTCATCCGTTTCTGGTGTGACATCACGGCCTGA
- a CDS encoding HIT family protein: protein MTRFHLDPRLSGDTTPVVELPLSLVLLHHDANYPWTILVPRVPEAIEIADLSAAQRAVLTEEIVMVGDAVRGLTGCHKLNVAALGNQVPQLHVHVIGRFRDDPAWPGPVWGAAAPNPRSLEARDALIEALRQRLAPAE from the coding sequence ATGACCCGCTTCCACCTCGATCCTCGGCTGTCCGGCGACACCACGCCGGTCGTCGAACTCCCGCTCTCGCTCGTGCTCCTGCATCACGACGCCAATTATCCGTGGACCATTCTGGTGCCGCGGGTGCCGGAAGCCATCGAGATCGCCGACCTCTCTGCGGCGCAGCGGGCGGTGCTGACCGAGGAGATCGTGATGGTCGGCGACGCGGTGCGCGGCCTGACCGGCTGCCACAAGCTCAACGTCGCCGCGCTCGGCAATCAGGTGCCGCAATTGCACGTCCACGTCATCGGCCGCTTCCGCGACGATCCCGCCTGGCCGGGCCCGGTCTGGGGCGCGGCGGCGCCGAATCCTCGTTCGCTTGAAGCCCGCGACGCGCTCATCGAAGCGTTGCGCCAGCGCCTCGCCCCGGCGGAATAA